One window from the genome of Natrialba magadii ATCC 43099 encodes:
- a CDS encoding XapX domain-containing protein — protein MDLQLIVLGLLTGALTGAFFALVDVPIPAPPELPGLMGIVGLFLGYKLVQAAGLSLDILDSIGL, from the coding sequence ATGGACCTGCAGCTCATCGTCCTGGGACTGCTGACCGGCGCACTTACCGGCGCGTTCTTCGCGCTCGTCGATGTACCAATTCCGGCACCGCCTGAACTCCCCGGGCTCATGGGAATCGTGGGGCTCTTTCTGGGCTACAAACTCGTGCAGGCGGCCGGGTTGAGTCTCGATATTCTGGATTCGATCGGACTCTGA
- a CDS encoding helix-turn-helix domain-containing protein, whose translation MQLDGQSQTAVTVPDEFDSAQAKVVYLYLHVWPDSTADDLCGALGINKGTVLSIVRTLRKQGYVERVDGRYRLS comes from the coding sequence ATGCAACTCGACGGACAGTCACAGACTGCTGTCACGGTTCCCGACGAGTTCGACTCGGCGCAGGCAAAGGTCGTCTACCTCTATCTGCACGTCTGGCCGGACTCGACCGCAGACGACCTCTGCGGCGCACTCGGGATCAACAAGGGAACGGTGCTCTCGATCGTTCGAACACTTCGAAAACAGGGCTACGTCGAACGAGTCGACGGGCGGTATCGGCTCTCCTGA
- a CDS encoding HD domain-containing protein, which produces MTDTPTPDSDETYESGAGTGSDTDTGNDNGSRIYTPDADHNFPDDKLNAVLEYIDADEEIQTYLEAQNVNAVDRMRYNDHGKKHIEIVRNRALCLYDLLKAGNVDFNGARQQGLAEEDESVIIALAATLHDVGHVVHRDEHVYYSIPIAADILDRVLPEFYDLADQVRVKGEVLHAILCHHTAETPLTTEAGVIRVSDALDMESGRSRIPYEHGGRGINTLSSQAIKRVSLYEGESSPVMVEIAMTNAAGVYQVDNLLKAKLRDSGLEDHVRIVAVNTNENHEQLVERIEL; this is translated from the coding sequence ATGACTGATACTCCGACTCCAGATAGCGACGAGACCTACGAGAGCGGGGCCGGCACCGGTAGCGATACCGACACCGGAAACGACAACGGCAGTCGCATCTACACCCCCGACGCCGACCACAACTTTCCAGACGACAAACTGAACGCCGTACTCGAGTACATCGACGCGGACGAGGAGATTCAGACCTATCTCGAGGCCCAGAACGTCAACGCTGTCGACCGGATGCGTTACAACGACCACGGCAAGAAGCACATCGAGATCGTTCGCAACCGGGCGCTCTGTCTGTACGACCTGTTGAAGGCGGGCAACGTCGACTTCAACGGGGCGCGCCAGCAGGGGCTCGCCGAGGAGGACGAGTCGGTGATCATCGCACTCGCGGCGACGTTGCACGACGTGGGCCACGTGGTCCACCGCGACGAGCACGTCTACTACTCGATTCCGATCGCCGCGGACATTCTCGACCGCGTGCTGCCGGAGTTCTACGATCTCGCTGATCAGGTCCGTGTGAAGGGCGAGGTGCTCCACGCGATTCTCTGTCACCACACGGCCGAGACGCCGCTGACGACCGAGGCCGGCGTCATCCGCGTCTCAGACGCACTGGATATGGAAAGCGGGCGCTCGCGCATTCCTTACGAACACGGTGGCCGCGGGATCAACACGCTCTCGAGCCAGGCGATCAAACGCGTCTCGCTCTACGAAGGCGAGAGCAGTCCTGTAATGGTCGAAATTGCGATGACCAACGCTGCGGGTGTCTATCAGGTTGACAACCTGCTAAAGGCGAAGCTACGGGACTCTGGACTCGAGGATCACGTTCGGATCGTGGCGGTCAACACGAACGAGAATCACGAGCAGTTGGTCGAACGGATCGAGCTGTAG
- a CDS encoding redoxin domain-containing protein, translating into MPATGDSAPDFTAPLANGDVDEFSLSDALSEDAPIVLAFFPAAFTGVCTDEMCTFQDRLAAFEDVDATVYGVSRDSPFTLNEFRAQNDLDFGLISDFNKEIIETYDVEMDFEDLGVYGVAKRSVFVVDSDGVITYSWVSDDPGVEPEYAEVEDAVEAAA; encoded by the coding sequence ATGCCAGCAACTGGCGATTCCGCACCCGACTTCACGGCACCGCTCGCAAACGGCGACGTCGACGAGTTCAGCCTCTCGGACGCTCTCTCCGAGGATGCACCGATCGTCCTCGCGTTCTTCCCGGCCGCGTTTACCGGCGTCTGTACGGACGAGATGTGTACGTTCCAGGACCGCCTCGCCGCGTTCGAGGACGTCGACGCGACGGTCTACGGCGTCAGCCGCGACTCGCCGTTCACGCTCAACGAGTTCCGTGCCCAGAACGACCTCGACTTTGGCCTGATCAGCGACTTCAATAAGGAGATCATCGAGACCTACGACGTCGAGATGGACTTCGAGGACCTCGGTGTCTACGGCGTCGCAAAGCGCTCCGTCTTCGTCGTCGATTCCGACGGCGTGATTACGTACTCGTGGGTCAGCGACGACCCCGGCGTCGAGCCGGAGTACGCAGAGGTCGAGGACGCAGTCGAAGCGGCAGCGTAA
- a CDS encoding acyl-CoA dehydrogenase family protein — MDFDLTDEQQLIRSEIRDLCAEFGDDYWRERDLNHEYPESFFETFAEHGWCGLTIPEAYGGQGYGVQEAALVQQEIARSGAAMAGTSITAHHTFSSEPLVAFGDEEHKERYLPKIAAGDVQVCTGVTEPNAGTDTSRIETTADRDDEAGIYRVSGQKIWTSKAQEADVIMLLARTKPREEADRFGGLTLFFTEFDRDTASIEVTEIPKAGRGASDSNEVWFDEYDIPIEDRIGEEGEGFRYLLRFANTERIALAANAVGIGQAALEKAAAYADDRVVFGNEIGSYQGIQHPLADSWSKLEQDELMVRKAAWLYDNDRDCGAEANAVKLRASEDALEACERAVRVHGGMGYASEYDVERYWRETMINVVAPISNEMVKNYIAEHVLGLPKSY; from the coding sequence ATGGACTTCGATCTCACAGACGAACAGCAACTCATCCGCTCGGAGATTCGCGACCTCTGTGCCGAATTCGGCGACGACTACTGGCGTGAGCGCGATCTGAACCACGAGTACCCCGAATCGTTCTTCGAGACATTTGCGGAACACGGCTGGTGTGGGCTGACGATACCCGAAGCGTACGGCGGCCAGGGGTACGGCGTCCAGGAGGCCGCGCTGGTCCAGCAGGAAATCGCACGCTCGGGCGCTGCGATGGCCGGCACGTCGATCACCGCCCATCACACGTTTAGCTCCGAACCGCTCGTCGCGTTCGGCGACGAGGAACACAAGGAGCGCTACCTTCCGAAGATTGCCGCCGGCGACGTGCAGGTCTGTACCGGCGTCACCGAACCGAACGCGGGAACCGACACCTCGCGAATCGAAACGACCGCCGACCGTGACGACGAGGCAGGGATCTACCGCGTCTCCGGGCAGAAGATTTGGACCTCGAAGGCACAGGAGGCCGACGTGATCATGCTACTCGCCCGAACGAAGCCGCGAGAAGAAGCCGACCGCTTTGGCGGTCTCACGCTCTTTTTCACCGAGTTTGACCGCGATACGGCGAGCATTGAGGTCACCGAAATCCCGAAAGCCGGCCGCGGTGCCTCCGACTCGAACGAAGTCTGGTTCGACGAGTACGACATCCCCATCGAGGACCGCATCGGCGAGGAGGGCGAGGGCTTTCGCTACCTGCTGCGCTTTGCGAATACGGAGCGAATTGCCCTCGCCGCGAACGCCGTCGGCATCGGCCAGGCCGCACTCGAGAAGGCCGCGGCTTACGCGGATGATCGCGTCGTCTTCGGAAACGAAATCGGGAGCTATCAGGGAATCCAGCACCCGCTTGCGGACTCGTGGTCGAAACTGGAACAGGACGAGTTGATGGTCCGCAAGGCGGCCTGGCTCTACGACAACGACCGTGACTGCGGCGCGGAGGCGAACGCGGTAAAACTCCGGGCGAGCGAGGATGCACTCGAGGCCTGCGAGCGCGCGGTTCGTGTCCACGGCGGGATGGGATACGCGAGTGAGTACGACGTAGAGCGCTACTGGCGCGAGACGATGATCAACGTCGTTGCGCCGATTTCGAACGAGATGGTGAAGAACTACATCGCGGAGCACGTGCTTGGGTTGCCAAAGTCCTACTGA
- the tatA gene encoding twin-arginine translocase TatA/TatE family subunit, protein MVVEIAPLFIPGAPGGPELLIILFIAILLFGANKIPKLARSTGEAMGEFQKGREKVETELEEMRDGDFEGDLDEEDDEFVDTEPVTSEDDETETETETETSTN, encoded by the coding sequence ATGGTAGTCGAAATCGCACCGCTGTTCATCCCTGGTGCACCCGGGGGTCCGGAACTATTGATCATCCTTTTCATCGCCATTCTGCTGTTCGGGGCAAACAAGATCCCGAAGCTGGCACGGTCGACCGGCGAGGCCATGGGCGAGTTCCAGAAGGGGCGTGAAAAGGTCGAAACAGAACTCGAGGAGATGCGCGACGGGGACTTCGAGGGCGACCTCGACGAGGAAGACGACGAGTTCGTCGACACCGAACCAGTCACGTCCGAGGACGACGAGACCGAAACCGAGACCGAAACGGAAACGAGCACGAACTAA
- a CDS encoding SDR family NAD(P)-dependent oxidoreductase, which yields MSTTPTTPPTTFRLEDTVALVTGGSRGIGRAITCELAAAGAAVVPVARSTDELESVVAEIEADGGEAFAVPADVTDPDAVADAIDRTVEEFGGLDTVVNNAGFNPDDALGRPEDVTTESFDRTLAVNLSGAYEVATAAAQHLHDNGGGSVVNVASVGGLVGLPRQHPYVASKHGLVGLTKSVALDWAPDVRVNAVAPGYVSTELTEELESNEQLRQSILDRTPLERFADPAEIAGPVVFLASDAASYVTGSCLSVDGGWTAR from the coding sequence ATGAGTACGACTCCGACGACTCCACCGACGACGTTCAGACTCGAGGACACGGTTGCACTGGTCACCGGCGGCAGTCGCGGCATCGGCCGTGCTATCACCTGCGAACTCGCGGCCGCAGGCGCTGCCGTCGTTCCCGTTGCTCGTTCGACCGACGAACTCGAGTCGGTCGTCGCCGAAATCGAAGCCGATGGTGGTGAGGCCTTCGCAGTTCCGGCGGACGTTACGGACCCGGATGCCGTCGCAGACGCGATCGACCGCACCGTCGAGGAGTTCGGTGGTCTCGACACCGTCGTCAACAACGCTGGCTTCAACCCGGACGACGCGCTTGGCCGGCCGGAGGACGTCACGACCGAGAGCTTCGACCGAACGCTCGCAGTCAATCTCAGCGGTGCTTACGAGGTGGCGACTGCAGCAGCACAGCACCTCCACGACAACGGCGGCGGCTCTGTCGTCAACGTCGCCAGCGTCGGCGGGCTGGTCGGTCTCCCGCGCCAACACCCCTACGTCGCCTCCAAACACGGACTCGTCGGCCTCACCAAGAGCGTCGCGCTCGACTGGGCACCCGACGTCCGGGTGAATGCCGTCGCACCCGGCTACGTTTCCACCGAGTTAACCGAGGAACTCGAGTCCAACGAGCAACTCCGCCAGTCGATTCTCGATCGAACGCCACTCGAGCGCTTTGCCGACCCAGCCGAAATCGCTGGGCCGGTAGTGTTTCTGGCGAGCGACGCGGCGAGCTACGTGACCGGGTCGTGTCTGTCGGTCGACGGCGGGTGGACAGCTCGGTGA